From the Paenibacillus sp. R14(2021) genome, the window GCGAAGCAGGCGTCCGTATCGCTCCTGCAGCGCCGCATGCGCATAGGTTATACCCGTGCTGCCAGACTAATCGATCAGATGGAGGCCAGAAGCATTGTAGGCCCGTATGAGGGAAGCAAGCCGCGTGAAGTGCTGACGACCGTCGATCAATACGATGCGGGCAGGATCAGCTCTTAAGGAAACATCATGCATAGAAGTTACCTCGATTTCTCATAATAGGAATATGCTCCGCTTGCTTTGAGAAACCATTTGCAAGAGAAAGGCAGATCCTAAGATGAGAAATCGTTTAATTTCGGTGACCATCGTCATCGTCCTTCTGTTGTTTGGTGCGTTCACGGTCAAGCACGCGCACTTCGGCAAAACAACCGAAACGTTCAGCAATGCGATTCTAAAGGTCGGTTCATCCGGTAAAGATGTCTCGGAGCTGCAAGGTCGGCTCAAGGCGCTCGGTTATTTTAACGGCGCTATAGACGGTAAGTTTGGCGCATCAACCAAAAATGCCGTCACCTGGTTTCAATGGAAATTCGGGCTCAAATCCGACGGCGTCGTTGGTGCGAAGACGAAGCTGAAGCTGTGGGAAGCGACGAAGAATTGGCGGCCTACAGCCCCTAGTACGGGTGGCGGTAATGGCAGCAAGTCAAGCGGCGGTTCCGAATCGTCAGCAGGGGACATGAACAAGTCCAATAAGCTGGGCTTATCAGCGAATGATCTGAAGCTGATGGCCAATGCGGTTTACGGCGAATCCCGGGGCGAGCCGTACCTGGGGCAAATTGCAGTTGCCGCTGTTATTCTCAACCGCGTCAAATCGCCTAGCTTCCCAAATACGGTGTCCGGCGTTATTTTTCAGCCTGGTGCATTTACGGCGGTAGCGGACGGTCAAATTTATTTGACGCCGAATGAGAAGGCTGCCCGAGCCGTGCAGGATGCGATTAACGGCATGGATCCAACGGGAGGCTGCCTCTATTACTTCAATCCGGAGACGGCAACATCCAAATGGATTTGGACGCGTCCGCAAGTGAAAACAATCGGAAAACATATTTTCTGCATGTAGCAAGAATCGAAGCAGCCTGCCTATTGACGCGGGTTGCTTCTTCCATTTCCGATCGGGTAGAATGGAATAGATCACAGCAAAATGGAATAGATTGACTTTATATTACTTGAGCGGAAGGGGACGTGAGGCGTGAGCAACGCTCCATTTCAACGAGGTCAGCTGAATCGAATTCGATTGCATGTATTGCCGACACAACGTTTCAAAACCTTTTCCATTTCCCTCTATGCGGGTCTGCCGCTTGAAGAATCTACGGTGACTTCGGCAGCGCTGATTCCCTTTATTCTTCGAAGGGGGACAGCCTCTACACCGGAAACGATTGCCTTTCGCGAACGGTTGGATGAGCTGTACGGCGCCGGATTCGGGTTTGATGTATACAAACGAGGAGACGCCCAGATTATCCAGTTTCGGATGGACGTCATTAACGACCGTTTTGTTTCTTCCAATCAGCCGCTGCTGGCTGCATCGCTGAAACTGCTGGGCGAGGTTGTAACGGAGCCGGTTTTGGAGAACGGTCAGCTGCGCGCCAAGTACGTTGAAGCCGAGAAAGACACGCTGCGCAAGCGGTTGGAAGCGATTATTAACGATAAAATCAGGTATGCCGCCGAGCGCTGCCTGGAAGTCATGTGTGAGGACGAACCATACAGACTTCATCCGCTTGGCCGACTCGAGGATATTGATGCAATTACGGCGGAGTCCGTCACGAAGGCATATCGGTCCTGGCTGTCGCAGGCGGCGTTTGATCTGTATGTCGTCGGCGATACGACGCTGGAGGAAGTGCAGGCACTTGTCGGTGCGGCTTTTCATCAGAATGAAGGCAAGCCTGCGAATTACATGCTTCCGCAGGTTCACAAACCGGTCAAAGACGTTCGTACGGTTATCGAGAGTATGGAAGTTACGCAAGGAAAGCTGAATTTGGGCCTGCGGATCAACACTTCTTACGGTGATGACGATTATCCGGCAGCGCTGATGTTCAATGGGATTTTGGGCGGCTACCCGCATTCCAAGCTGTTTTTGAATGTTCGGGAGAAAGCCAGCTTGGCCTATTATGCGGCTTCTCGGCTCGATGGCCACAAAGGCATATGCACGATTCAATCCGGCATTGAAATCGGGAATTACGACAAGGCCTCAACGATTATTCAAGAGCAGCTGGAGCAAATGCGAACTGGCGTTTACAGCGACCTGGAGATGAACCAGACAAAAGCAATGATTGCGAATCATTTGCGCGAGCTGCAGGATTCCGCGAACGAGATGATCGGCTTTGACTTCAATGCGATTTTGTCAAAACGGGAGCGTTCCGCGGAGCAGCTTCTGAAGCAGGTACAGGCAGTGACCGCCGAGCAAATCGCAGCG encodes:
- the sleB gene encoding spore cortex-lytic enzyme, producing MRNRLISVTIVIVLLLFGAFTVKHAHFGKTTETFSNAILKVGSSGKDVSELQGRLKALGYFNGAIDGKFGASTKNAVTWFQWKFGLKSDGVVGAKTKLKLWEATKNWRPTAPSTGGGNGSKSSGGSESSAGDMNKSNKLGLSANDLKLMANAVYGESRGEPYLGQIAVAAVILNRVKSPSFPNTVSGVIFQPGAFTAVADGQIYLTPNEKAARAVQDAINGMDPTGGCLYYFNPETATSKWIWTRPQVKTIGKHIFCM
- the yfmF gene encoding EF-P 5-aminopentanol modification-associated protein YfmF — its product is MSNAPFQRGQLNRIRLHVLPTQRFKTFSISLYAGLPLEESTVTSAALIPFILRRGTASTPETIAFRERLDELYGAGFGFDVYKRGDAQIIQFRMDVINDRFVSSNQPLLAASLKLLGEVVTEPVLENGQLRAKYVEAEKDTLRKRLEAIINDKIRYAAERCLEVMCEDEPYRLHPLGRLEDIDAITAESVTKAYRSWLSQAAFDLYVVGDTTLEEVQALVGAAFHQNEGKPANYMLPQVHKPVKDVRTVIESMEVTQGKLNLGLRINTSYGDDDYPAALMFNGILGGYPHSKLFLNVREKASLAYYAASRLDGHKGICTIQSGIEIGNYDKASTIIQEQLEQMRTGVYSDLEMNQTKAMIANHLRELQDSANEMIGFDFNAILSKRERSAEQLLKQVQAVTAEQIAAVARKTELDTIYFLRDKKEG